The DNA window TGTTTGCATATTTCCCAATTCATTTTAGGGTTTTTTTAACCAAATAATTTTGGGAGTTTGGAATGTACGTGACTTTGTTTTTTTATTggttttggttttggtttttttttaacttgggctatttttaatgttttgttattttttctacgaagtttattttgcaaatttttatcattaataatttttttatttttcatttaaataattttttaaatattcataacatcattgaaacaatttaaaattcaattgtATATGATAATAGTGTATTTGGGTAGGGTATGTGTATCCGATAATCCGATGGATATGAGGATGGGGATGAAATTCAATACCCGATGGGTATGGGgatgaatttaataaatgaGTATGGGGATGGATGTATGAAATCCGACCCATACCCTACCCATTGTCTTCCCTACACTTGATTTgttagattaataatcaaatagtTATCCACAAAATTGGATCTTAAACCAggtcaaaatgattattaaaacaattaaaattttagccaaAAATTGGATAAGTGTTTGACCATTAATCTATCCTTGTTTAATACAATCAACCAAAcacaccatatatatatataatatataacataattctctctaacatacgtacatacatgcatacatacacacatagacacacacacacacacacacacatatatatatatatatatatatatattcatataacACACACATAGATGTATATAATGATGAATTAgcaatttattaatatatttttatcggtgaccttaatatatatattacaaaattaatatgtaaaaccatctcacatgagtttttgtggATCAGAAATTGGCAATTgtaatcaataataataaataaataatttattttgttttgggaaataataataataacaacttATTGTAATACTATTATACTCTTGAGAGTAGGTCTGatcttgtgatacggtctcacgaatctttatctgtgagacgggtcaatcataccgatattcacaataaaatgtgatactcttagcataaaaagtaatacgttttcatggatgaccaaataagagatatgtcctACAAAATACGGCCCGTGAGACCGTcgcacacaagtttttacaaaCTCTTAAGATGTGCCATATCAACCGCTAATAAAGAAACTCTTTTATTTTCCTTTACAATATGGCACGAAACAAATCAATACATTTAGTTTATGTGACAAGTAACATGGCATCAATGTATAtttcttatatttatttatctatgtatctatatattatttattaagcatgatattatatatgtacTGAACAAAAAACAAGTTTTGAATTTTGGAGAACACTAAAGAGGATACGATATAACTTATAGCTCATCCGTATTAAGATCTTAAGTTCGAGATGAAAGTCTCGAATCGATAGTAAAGAAGAAACTTTAAAGTTACACTTAATACAATATTCCTATATATGTATGCATCATTCAATTGGGCAGGGCAAAAATTCTCGATTTCAAAAGTTCTCATGAAATATCTATTTAATTTaccaatgatttttttttaaatatttaattttaaaatttgaagaaaGGGACAGAAATAGAGGGTGGTGGGATGTGTGAGTGTGTTGGAGAAATCGTCGGAGAGCACCCGTGCGTGCCTCCTCGGAAAtaattactatatatatatatatatatatatatatataaataaatatggaATAGTATGTGTTGTGTgtatttattaagtttgaaatttttagaATACGTACCTAAAATTTgttgaataaattaaatacatatcGATTTAAAATATcgtaaattttataaatatgtagaaaatataaatttataataaaattcacatttctgttatttattgtatatattttgCGAGAAATTGTTAAGACTGAAGGCAAATTAAAAATTgggataataataataataataataataataaatctaTTTGATTTTGATGCGAGATCAAGAGTCCCGCTAGCTTGAAGACCGCACATATAGCATGCATGCACGCAACTACTTGGGATTCAAACTTTGACTTTGACCACCACCCATTCCCAAATctgcttttatatattcaactcattttagttgctaattatttttattttaactgaTCTCTCTCTTTTCTGAGCATTTCCGATTCTTGAAAATGCAACACGATcattgtgtgtatatatatcaaTAGATGCATGTCTTATCCACCTCGATCgtaatttttataatatgcgTTGTTATCtagataataattttttaatgtaggaatttagaaatatatatttatttattttttaattaattaccaCCAAATTTCGACGTAGGTCGACATGGGCCTTCACGCTATTCCGGGCCTTCCAAAATGTTCATATTATACATGCACAACATTCaatataaaacaaaattttcaagattCTCTGGTGTGATTTAATATTTCCAGTTGGAACAAAGAAAAACatacaataaaatataatttctcaaTTGGGACGACGGTGACAAAATACCACAATGCATTTCTCATAGTAATACCAAAATTCATTAGGAAAACATACGGCAGAAAATTCAACATGCTATCAAGATCCCCTCACTGCTGGACAAAAGCTTAGAcccaaaaaaaccaaaaaaaaaatcagcatTTTCCCATCACCTCTAGAGGTCTTGGACGCTCAGACCTACGAATAACAGAACGATTCCAGTTAATAAACGCAGGGTTACAGAATCGGTCATCAagttcaacaaaaatatgaaagtAACTACTTAGAAATGCCCAAGGAGAAAACCCAGGTAGCGCAATTTCTGGCATCAACTCGCACAACTATCACACATTTAAAGACTGCAAATCATGCACAACAACATGAACCACTAGAAACAACAAGAAATCATAACCGTAACAATTTAAATTGGCAATAAAAATAAACACATAAACAAGGGAGGAAAGGGTGTCGAAATAACAACGGCATACCTGGTGGGAGGGATTGCTTCAATTTTTCTGCCTTCTCCGCATCAAACACACAAAGTGTGTAAAGGTACTTGGAGCACCGAACTTTGAACTTTACAGCACCTTTGCTTCTCTTAATTTTAACAGAACGTGCATCCTTCCTTCTTGCAGTGAGAAGGAAATCCTTGATCTCATGGATCTGCTTAGGCTGCAAATCGCAAATCGACGCACACGAGTTTACATAACTTAttcttaaaaatttatatttagaaTGACTTAACTAAAGTAGTGTGAAACAGGCTACAGGCCTAAAGCACACAAAGATAGTAGCAGATGAAGAGAAGGCTCAGTAGGGGGAGGTTTCCCCCTCAGCctctcctcttttttttttccaattttcttttaaaacaagtaTAAATTTCATGTGTAATGAAACGGGACTCCAAAATTGTGGCAAATTACATGTACTAGAAAAAGATTGGAACAAGAATTATCTATAAATCCTGATGCACCTACAACTAAGTTAcgctatttatttttttaaaaatgacaaCCTTTTAAAACCTATTTTAAACTAAATATTTTAGGTATGTGGCACACTCATGGAGTTATTATACATAGAAATTGAGAACAGATATCAATTGAAAACAAACTTAAGATTATAAGTAGCAAACCGAACTGGCACAGACGCATAAACATTCTAGGCCTTCCTAAGAACAGAACTAGAAAGTC is part of the Primulina tabacum isolate GXHZ01 chromosome 18, ASM2559414v2, whole genome shotgun sequence genome and encodes:
- the LOC142533000 gene encoding large ribosomal subunit protein eL38z/eL38y-like isoform X1; this translates as MLLPRAFVWLAGYSKSLDPTSRRKKMPKQIHEIKDFLLTARRKDARSVKIKRSKGAVKFKVRCSKYLYTLCVFDAEKAEKLKQSLPPGLSVQDL
- the LOC142533000 gene encoding large ribosomal subunit protein eL38z/eL38y-like isoform X2, encoding MSMGPSRALRQNASFVPKQIHEIKDFLLTARRKDARSVKIKRSKGAVKFKVRCSKYLYTLCVFDAEKAEKLKQSLPPGLSVQDL